In Finegoldia magna ATCC 53516, a genomic segment contains:
- a CDS encoding response regulator transcription factor — MSIKVLLVEDEDNIRQFTKINLAREGFEILEAESGEKGVELAELNKPDVAVLDIMLPGIDGFEVCKILRNKFPNIVIIMLTAKTQDNDKIEGLERGADDYLTKPFNPRELILRIKSVLRRSPQKQNNSQIIEDETFKLDMYSRTFYKNGKEITLTPTELNIIKLLMQNPGKAITRDELMDKAWGEDFIGDAKIVDVNMRRLRSKIEEDSTHPKYIVTVWGVGYRWENKK, encoded by the coding sequence ATGAGTATTAAAGTTCTTTTAGTAGAAGATGAAGATAATATAAGACAATTTACAAAAATAAATTTAGCAAGAGAAGGCTTTGAAATTTTGGAAGCTGAGTCTGGAGAAAAAGGAGTAGAACTAGCAGAACTAAACAAACCAGACGTTGCTGTTTTAGACATAATGCTTCCTGGAATTGACGGATTTGAAGTTTGCAAAATTTTAAGAAATAAATTCCCGAATATTGTTATTATAATGTTGACTGCAAAAACTCAAGATAACGATAAAATTGAAGGTCTTGAAAGAGGAGCAGACGATTATTTGACAAAACCATTTAATCCACGTGAATTGATACTTAGAATAAAATCCGTTTTGAGAAGAAGTCCGCAAAAACAAAATAATAGTCAAATTATTGAAGATGAAACATTCAAACTTGATATGTATTCGAGAACTTTTTATAAAAATGGAAAAGAAATTACATTGACTCCAACAGAACTTAACATAATAAAGCTTTTGATGCAAAATCCTGGAAAAGCAATTACTAGAGATGAATTGATGGATAAAGCATGGGGTGAAGATTTTATAGGTGATGCTAAAATTGTTGATGTCAATATGAGAAGATTGAGAAGCAAAATTGAAGAAGATTCAACTCATCCAAAATATATTGTAACGGTTTGGGGAGTTGGTTACAGATGGGAAAATAAAAAATAA
- a CDS encoding sensor histidine kinase, whose translation MSIKNKIMYSFVFLTSITAIILVIFSIYATKFYYYSTMEGVLNNEIRYSTNLYSSYMADYELDEVIAEDKNQFYRQTDCQVQILDNNQVVVFDSIASPNLGEKIETSDVISAINGQSGRYTGKVSYSDSNIISVSVPLESRGKQVGVLRYISSLKEVDRAIRVKSVSFALFGFLVILFSILLSKILTKSIIKPINSLAKTAEKMAKGDMEVRAKENDTDEIGRLGMTLNLLTDNINKKEQLKNEFISSVSHELRTPLTSIKGWAQTLKYDPSDLETTTMGIDIIDSECDRLTNMVEELLDFSRFTSGRISIVKRKQNLIELAERIKNQLLPKVRSKGIDLILNYESPELIATFDEDRIKQVFINILDNAIKFTSEKGTIIINIEKTEKFAEISIIDTGIGISFEEIELVTGKFYKGSNSNSHVGLGLSICEEIVKLHKGELMIKSKLDEGTTVSFTLPLGDDENEKDN comes from the coding sequence ATGAGTATTAAAAACAAAATAATGTATTCCTTTGTATTTTTAACAAGTATTACCGCGATAATACTTGTTATATTTTCTATTTATGCTACTAAGTTTTATTATTATTCTACAATGGAAGGCGTTTTGAACAACGAAATAAGATATTCGACAAATTTGTACAGCTCGTATATGGCAGATTATGAATTAGATGAAGTAATTGCCGAAGACAAAAACCAGTTTTACAGACAAACTGACTGCCAAGTGCAAATTTTAGACAATAATCAAGTTGTTGTATTTGACTCAATTGCAAGTCCTAATTTGGGAGAAAAAATAGAAACATCAGATGTAATAAGTGCAATAAATGGTCAGAGTGGAAGATACACAGGAAAAGTTAGTTATTCTGATTCAAATATTATTTCTGTTTCTGTTCCACTTGAATCCAGAGGAAAACAAGTCGGGGTTTTAAGATACATTTCAAGTTTAAAAGAAGTAGACAGGGCAATAAGAGTGAAGTCCGTATCTTTTGCTTTGTTCGGGTTTTTGGTAATATTATTCAGTATTTTATTGAGTAAAATTTTGACTAAAAGCATAATTAAACCGATAAATAGTCTTGCTAAAACTGCCGAAAAAATGGCTAAAGGTGATATGGAAGTAAGAGCAAAAGAAAATGACACAGATGAAATTGGAAGACTTGGAATGACTTTGAATTTATTGACGGACAATATTAACAAGAAAGAACAATTGAAAAACGAATTTATTTCAAGTGTTTCACATGAATTGAGAACACCATTAACATCTATAAAAGGGTGGGCGCAAACTTTAAAATACGATCCGTCAGATTTAGAAACAACAACTATGGGCATAGACATAATTGATAGCGAATGCGACAGACTTACAAATATGGTTGAGGAGTTACTTGATTTTTCAAGATTTACTTCTGGAAGAATTTCAATCGTAAAAAGAAAACAAAACTTAATTGAATTAGCAGAACGCATCAAAAACCAATTGCTCCCTAAAGTTCGTTCAAAAGGAATTGATTTGATATTGAATTATGAAAGTCCAGAACTCATCGCTACATTTGACGAAGATAGAATCAAGCAAGTTTTCATTAATATTTTAGATAATGCTATAAAATTTACCTCAGAAAAGGGAACGATAATTATTAATATTGAAAAAACTGAGAAATTTGCAGAAATTTCCATAATAGATACGGGAATTGGAATTTCATTTGAAGAAATAGAACTTGTAACTGGTAAATTCTACAAAGGATCCAATTCTAATTCACATGTAGGTTTGGGGCTTTCTATTTGTGAAGAAATAGTAAAACTTCACAAAGGAGAATTGATGATTAAATCTAAATTAGATGAAGGAACTACAGTTTCGTTTACATTGCCATTAGGAGATGATGAAAATGAAAAAGACAACTAG